A portion of the Deltaproteobacteria bacterium genome contains these proteins:
- a CDS encoding YchF/TatD family DNA exonuclease: MPQPSSLLIDTHAHLDDPKYNGDIDEVIKRAKDGGVEYVITVGCLRERADLRKVAALTKRYDMVYSALGIHPHDARHAVIEAYSEIEELAKDKKVVAIGETGLDYYYEHSPKDIQKDAFVQQIHIARQIKLPLIIHSREAQNDTLDIIRHENVRDIGGVVHCFSGKYEMAKKVLDMGLYISFTGVVTFPKAENIHELVRKIPIENMLVETDCPYLAPEPHRGKRNEPSFVTFIARRIAELKNLSYNDVARITTLNAKRLFNIIDSKPETKIVYPIRNSLYLNITNRCTNYCTFCAKFDDYTVKGHNLKLEKEPTSQEILNAVGPNPTKYDEVVFCGFGEPLIRLDVVKEVGMLLKKMGCRIRIDTDGMANLVHGKNCLPELMFVDVISVSMNAADSETYQKLVKTPFGEKAFPAILWFLKEAKRYIPRVVATVVAVPGLDIEACRQLAEDEIGVGFRVREYDVVG, encoded by the coding sequence AGTTATTAAAAGGGCAAAAGATGGAGGAGTAGAATATGTTATAACTGTCGGCTGTTTAAGGGAAAGGGCAGATTTAAGAAAGGTCGCTGCACTCACTAAAAGATACGATATGGTTTATTCTGCATTAGGCATTCATCCCCATGATGCAAGGCATGCAGTAATAGAAGCATATTCTGAAATAGAAGAACTTGCCAAAGACAAAAAGGTTGTTGCCATTGGTGAGACAGGGCTTGATTATTATTATGAACACTCCCCAAAGGATATTCAAAAAGATGCATTTGTCCAACAAATCCATATTGCAAGGCAGATAAAACTCCCTCTTATCATCCACAGTAGAGAGGCGCAAAACGATACACTTGATATTATAAGACATGAAAATGTGAGGGATATAGGCGGTGTTGTCCATTGTTTTTCAGGCAAATATGAGATGGCAAAAAAGGTTCTTGATATGGGCTTATATATCTCATTTACAGGTGTTGTTACATTCCCGAAGGCTGAAAACATCCATGAACTTGTGAGAAAGATACCTATTGAGAATATGCTTGTTGAAACAGACTGTCCCTATCTAGCGCCAGAGCCTCATAGAGGCAAAAGGAATGAGCCTTCGTTTGTCACATTTATTGCCAGAAGGATAGCAGAATTAAAAAACCTATCATATAATGATGTTGCGAGGATAACCACACTGAATGCAAAAAGGCTGTTTAACATTATAGATAGTAAACCAGAAACAAAGATTGTATATCCCATCAGAAATTCCCTTTATCTCAATATAACCAATCGCTGTACAAACTACTGCACATTTTGTGCAAAGTTTGATGACTACACTGTGAAGGGTCATAATCTTAAACTTGAAAAAGAGCCTACTTCGCAGGAGATTCTAAATGCAGTAGGACCAAATCCAACAAAATATGACGAGGTTGTTTTCTGCGGTTTTGGAGAACCTCTTATAAGGCTTGATGTGGTCAAAGAGGTTGGGATGCTGCTAAAAAAGATGGGGTGCAGGATAAGGATTGATACAGACGGTATGGCAAATCTTGTGCATGGCAAAAATTGCCTGCCCGAACTTATGTTTGTTGATGTAATATCTGTCAGCATGAATGCCGCTGATTCAGAAACATATCAGAAACTTGTCAAAACACCATTTGGAGAAAAGGCATTTCCTGCAATACTATGGTTTTTAAAAGAGGCGAAAAGATACATCCCAAGGGTTGTTGCCACAGTTGTTGCTGTGCCGGGTTTAGATATAGAGGCATGCCGGCAATTGGCAGAAGATGAAATTGGGGTCGGTTTCAGGGTCAGGGAGTATGATGTGGTAGGATGA